Part of the Methanothermobacter sp. MT-2 genome is shown below.
TTCCATGTTAGCTGAAAGTTGTGACTTATAATATGCAAGGCCAAAGTTTTCATCGATGCCCATGCTTTCACCTGTAGATTTCATTTCTGGTCCGAGCACTGAATCTGCTCCAGGGAGTTTGATGAATGGGAATATTGATTCTTTAACTGCTACATGGTCTATTTCTTTTTCTGATGTTAGGCCTAGTGATGATAGTTTTTTTCCTAGCATTAGTTTTGCGGCGATTTTTGCTAGTGGCACTCCTGTTGCTTTGCTTACAAATGGTACTGTTCTGCTTGCTCGGGGGTTGGCTTCGAGTATGTAAACTGGGGGGTCTTCGGTGGGTTTGACGGCATATTGTATGTTTATTAATCCTACGACTTTGAGTTCTAGTGCGAGTTTTCGTGTGTAGTCTTTTATGATTTCTATTATGTTTTCTGGGATTGTTTGTGGTGGTATGACGCATGCTGAGTCTCCTGAGTGTACTCCTGCTTCTTCGATGTGTTCCATGATACCTCCAATGTAGACTTCTTCGCCGTCGCATACTGCGTCAACGTCAACTTCTATGGCATCTTCTAGAAATTTGTCGACAAGGATTGGATGTTTCGGGGAGACTCTTACAGCTTCTTCCATATATTCTTCGAGTTCTTTTTCGTCGTAGACTATTTCCATGGCTCTTCCACCAAGTACATATGATGGTCTTACGAGTACTGGGTATCCTATTTTTTCTGCGACGCGTCTTGCATCCTCGAATGATTTTGCTATGCCATATTGTGCTTGTGGTATTTTAAGCTTTTCAAGGACTTTAGTGAATCTTTCACGGTCTTCGACTTTGTCTATGCTCTCATGTGGAGTTCCAAGTATCCTGATTCCTTCTTCTGCGAGTGGAACTGCTAGGTTGATTGATGTTTGGCCGCCGAATTGGACCACGACTCCGTCTGGTTTTTCTTTGTCTATTATGGATAGCACGTCTTCGAGTGTTAGTGGTTCAAAGTATAGTTTGTCTGATATGTCATAGTCTGTACTTACTGTTTCTGGGTTGTTGTTTACCATTATTGTTTCGAATCCTTCGTCTCTGAATGCCATTGTTGCATGCACACAACAATAGTCGAATTCTATGCCCTGGCCTATCCTTATGGGTCCTGATCCGATTATTAGGACTTTTGGTTTTTTTGAGACTTCCACTTCATCTTCCATGTCATAGGATCCGTAATAGTATGGTGTTTTTGCTTCGAATTCGGCCGCGCATGTGTCAACCATCTTATATACTGTTTTTATCTTGTTTTTTATTCTTAGTCTGCGTATGTCCTTCTCTTTTAAACCTGTAAGTTGGGCTATTTTTTTGTCTGAAAAGCCCATGCTTTTGGCTTTCTTTAACTTTTTAGGGTTTATTTTATCTTTTTTTAGGGATTTTTCAAACTTTATTATTTCAAGTATCTTGTAAAGGAAGAATTTGTCGATTTTTGTAAGTTCATAGACTTTGTCTATGCTCATACCATTTTTTAGGGCGGTGTAGACTTGGAATAGTCTTTCATCTGTTGGATTGGCAAGATCACTAGGCGTGAATGGAGTCTCTTCAAAGCCATGTTTTCCAATGTCTAGGGATCTTATAGCTTTATGGAGTGATTCTTCCATTGTCCTGCCGATGGCCATGACTTCGCCTGTGGATTTCATCTGGACTCCGATTCTTCTGTCTATTTCTCTAAATTTGTCGAATGGCCAGCGGGGTATTTTAGTCACTACATAGTCTATGCTTGGTTCGAATGATGCTGGTGTTTCTTTTGTGATGTCATTTTGTATTTCGTCGAGTGTTAAACCTATAGCTATTTTTGCGGCTATTTTGGCTATGGGGTATCCTGTTGCCTTGGATGCGAGTGCGCTGCTCCTACTCACTCGTGGGTTCACTTCTATAACTTTATATTCCCCTGTTTCAGGGTGTACTGCGAATTGTATGTTGCATCCTCCCTCGATTTTAAGGGCTCTTATTATCTTTAAGGATGCGTCTCTGAGTTTCTGGTTTTCCTCGTCGCTTAGTGTCTGTGCGGGTGCAACAACTATGCTTTCACCTGTATGTATACCCATAGGGTCTACGTTTTCCATGTTACAGACTATTATACAAGTGTCCTTTTTGTCTCGCATAACCTCATATTCGAATTCTTTCCAGCCTAGGACTGATTGGTCTATGAGCACCTGGTTTATGAAGCTCATTTCAAGGCCTCTTGTAACCACTTCCTTGAGTTCTTCTGGGTTGTGTGCAACACCTCCACCTGTGCCTCCTAGTGTGAATGCTGGTCTTACGATAACAGGGTATCCTATTTCTTTCACTGCTTTTAGGGCGTCTTTCACTGATTCAACAGCTTTTGCCTTGGGTACTGGTTCGTTAAGTTTTTTCATGAGGTTGTCGAAAAGGTCTCTGTCTTCAACGTTTCTTATTGTTTCAATGGATGAGCCTATAACTTTGACATTTTTTAGGGCTCCTATCTGTGCTAGTCCAGTTGCGACATTTAGGCCGGTTTGACCCCCCATGGTTGGGAGTAAGGCGTCTGGTTTTTCTCTTTTTATGATTTTGGCCACTATTTCTGGTGTTAATGGTTCGATGTAGATTTTATCTGCCATGTCCATGTCTGTTTGGATGGTTGCAGGGTTTGAGTTGACTAGTATGGTTTTAACACCTTCTTCTCTCAGTGCTTTGCATGCTTGGGAGCCTGAGTAGTCGAATTCTGCTGCTTGTCCTATTTGGATCGGCCCCGAACCTATTATGAGTACTTTTTTTATGTTTTTATCCCGCGGCATTGATGATCCCTTTTTTTAGTATTCTTTCATTATTTTAACGAATTTATCGAAGATGTTGTATGTGTCGTGTGGTCCTGGTCCAGCTTCTGGATGGTATTGGACGCTTATGATGGGGAGTTCTCTGTGTTTTATGCCTTCTACTGTCCCGTCGTTGAGGTTTAGGTGGGTTATCTTGATTTTGTCTTTGTCTATTGATTTGGGGTCTATTGCAAAGCCGTGGTTTTGTGATGTTATGGCGACGTTGCCTGTTTCAAGGTCTTTGACTGGTTGGTTGGCTCCTCTGTGTCCGAATTTCATCTTGTATATTTTCGCACCGAATGCTAGTCCTATTATCTGCTGGCCAAAACAGATCCCGAATATTGGCAGCCTCTCTGAAAGTTTTTTAACTGTTTCTCTAGTCTCTTTAACCCTTGTGGGGTCTCCAGGACCGTTTGATACTAGTATGGCGTCGGGGTCGTATTCTAGTATTTCCTTTGGGCTTGTGTTATATGGTAGGAGCGCCACGCCAACGTTTCTTTCCAGGAAACCTTTTATGATGTTGTTTTTTGCCCCGCAGTCTATTATAGCGATTCTTTCATTGTATTCTTCATGGAGGATCCTCGGTTCTTTGACTGAGACTTTATCTACAAGGTCTAATTCGCGTATGTCGGGTTGTTCCCTTGCCAATTTTAAAATTTCATCATCATCAATTTCCTCGGTTGCCAGAGCCCCTTTCATGGTCCCCTTTTCCCTTATTTTTATTGTTAGGGCTCTTGTGTCAACACCACTTATACCTGGAATCTCATATTCTTCCAGGAAATCTGAGAGGGTTTTTTCCATCATGTGATGTGATGGTCTTTGACATTGTTCTCTTACAATAAGACCTTCTGCTTTTATACCATCTGACTGGTACCATCTAGTTGAGATGCCATAATTTCCTTGTAAGGGGTATGTTAGCATTAGAATCTGGCCTTTATAGGAGGGGTCTGTGAGTGCTTCAACATAGCCTGTCATACCAGTTGCGAAGACGACTTCACCACTTTTCACTGTTTCAAATCCGAAGCCCTCCCCCCTGAGTAAAGTTCCATCCTCTAGGGCAAGTTTAGCTTCTTTAACCATTAAACCACCAATTTATAGTTCTTTTTTCATCACCACTGCATCGTCACCATTCTCATAGTATTGGGGTATCCTATTTTCTTCTTTAAACCCTAGGCTCTTATAAAATTTTATAGCCCCTTTATTTTTCGCTCTAACCTCTAATTTCACCTTTTCGATACCAAACTTTTTGAAGATGTCTAGGGCTGTCTGGACAAGTTGTGTTCCGAATTTTCTGCGACGATATTTTTTATCAACTGCCAAGGAGATGATATGTCCCTCATCCTCAAATCTTATCCAAAATATAATATATCCTACAACCATATTATTTTCTTGGGCAACGAGAAAACCAGCCCCTATATCATAAAGGTAGCGTAGAAGTTGTGGGGGATATGGATCATCAAAGGACATCATCTCGATTTCCACCACCCTCTTAAGATCTCTTAGTCTGAATTCCCTCACAATCATTTTACTTGTCCCCGTGATAACAATGTGGAAAGATCTTGCATCCTATATAATACAAGAATGCAAACCCTATGATAAGGTTGTGGAGGTAGCTGTTGGCAGATTCTTTAAAGTTGCAGAGTATCTTCAGAAACATTCAATGATTGATCTGATCCTAACAGATATTAAACCTTCCCATCCCAATATAATAGCGGATGATATCACAAAACCCAACTTAGAAATATATAAAGGTGCTAGTTTAATATATTCGATAAGACCCCCACTAGAGTTACATGAACACCTTATAAAAGTGGCTGTAAAAGTACAAGCTAAGCTTTTAATAAGACCCCTCAGCACAGAACATCCAAATATAGACATGAAACTCGTAAATTATAAGAAAAGCTTCTTCTATGAATATAAACCAGAAAAGGTGAGAATATAGTGTCAGAGATTAGATGGGAGCTTATGGAAACCAACAAGGTCTTAGAGGAGCTTGGAACATCCAAGGATGGTTTAAGTTCAGATGAGGCTCTAAAACGCCTCTCAAAATATGGTGAAAATGAACTTGTTGAAGAGAAAAAGGAAGGACCCCTCAGATTATTCTTGAACCAGTTCATGGATGTTCTTATAATACTTCTAATCGTGGCAGCCCTAGCATCCTATGTGATAGGCGACTTCCTAGACTCCATGGTAATCTTATTTGTAGTGGTTGTAAATGCTATTATAGGTTTTATGCAGGAATATCGTGCCGAAAAGGCCATGGAAAAACTTAGGAATCTGATAGCTACTGAGGCTGTTGTGATACGTGATGGGGAAACGAAGAAGATACCTGCAAGTGAATTAACCATAGGCGACCTGGTAGTGATAGAAGAAGGAGACAATGTACCGGCAGATCTAAGGCTTATAGAAACCTCTGACCTTAGGATAGACGAGTCAATAATCACGGGAGAATCCATACCCGTCCATAAGATCCATGATGTGAGCGATAAAGGGGATAATATCGCTTATATGGACTCAAATGTAGTCTCTGGTAGGGGTAAAGGTGTTGTGATAGCTGTTGGAATGGAAACATCTATAGGTAAAATCGCGGGGATGATACAAGAAGAGGAGGGTAAAACACCACTCCAAGAGAAAATAGCACGTCTAGGGAAAAGCCTTGGACTCATAGCAGTCATAGTATGTCTTATTGTTTTCATTCTCCAGTTTTTAAAAGGGATTAATATCGTTGAAACCTTCATGACCGCAGTTTCACTTGCAGTAGCCTCTGTACCAGAGGGACTCCCAGCAATCCTCACATTAACGCTTGCCCTAGGCATGCAAAGAATGGCAAGAAACAACGCAGTGATAAGAAAACTGCTCGCGGTAGAAACCCTTGGCTCTTGTACATTCATATGCACTGACAAGACAGGCACACTAACCCTCAACAAGATGAGAGTAAGAAAATCACTACTAACATCAGAAGAAGCTTTGAAGATCTGTGCACTTTGTAATAATGCAAGTTTTTCCAATGAAAAGATTATAGGGGATCCTACAGACGCCGCATTACTACTCTTTGCAAAGGATAAAGGCTACATAAGAGAAGAACTAGAACAGGAATATCCACGGCTAAAGGAGATACCCCTCGACAGTGAACGTAAAAGGATGAGCACTATACACTCCTCCAGTTCAGGCTATTATCTGTTCATTAAAGGAGCGCCAGAAATAATCCTAGAAAGAACAAGTTACATCAAAGAAAATGGTGAAATAAGAAGATTCACAGCCACCGATCTTAAATATTGGACAGAAAAATTGAATGAGATGACATCCAATGCACTTAGAGTGCTAGCACTAGCATATAAGCCGCTGGATGAAGTTTCTGATGATGGGGAGGATCCTGAGCAAGATCTTATCTTTGTCGGTTTTGTTGGCATGATGGACCCACCACGAAAGGAAGCTGCAGAGGCCATAGAAACTTGTAAAAAGGCCGGAATAAAAGTTGTGATGATAACAGGAGATCATAAGGATACCGCGATTGCAATCGCCAAAGAATTGAATCTAATAGATGATGGTAAGGCCATTACCGGTGAAGAACTAGACAAGCTTAGTGATGAAAAATTCGAATCCATGGTAGAGGATATAAGGGTCTATGCTCGGGTCTTCCCGCAACAGAAAGTTAGAATTGTTGAGACGCTCCAAAGTCGTGGTCATGTAGTTGCCATGACAGGTGACGGGGTTAACGACGCGCCAGCGCTTAAAAAGGCGGCTATAGGTGTTGCTATGGGTAGTGGTACTGATGTTGCCAAGGAATCATCTGACATGGTGCTCCAAGATGACAACTTCGCCACCATAGTAAGGGCCGTGAAGGAAGGACGCACAATATTCGATAATATAAGACGTTTTGTTAAATTCCAAGTTTCAACAAATGTCGGGGCCATACTCACCATAGTCTCGTCTTCTGTAATGAACATGCCATTACCATTTAATCCTATCCAGATTCTCTGGATAAACATTATAATGGACGGACCCCCAGCACAATCACTTGGAGTTGAACCTCCAGAAGAGGATGTGATGTCAAGGAAACCTGAAAGAGAGGATATACTCCCCCAAAGGAACCTTTTCAGGATAGTATTAGCTGGTATAGTCATGGCGATAGGCACTTTAGCCATTTACATGTACAAGTTGTCCACTGGGGATGATGGGGCGACTACAGTAGCATTCACAACATTTGTCATGTTCCAGATTTTCAACGTGTTTAATTGCAAATCACAGAGCGGATTTTCAAATAAACTACTCTTTTTAGCCATTGTAACATCCTTCATACTCCAATTATTTGTCGTTTACCTACCACCATTACAAGGCATATTCAGAACAGAACCCATCTCGATAATGGATTGGATATTGATAGTGTTGGTAGCATCACTCATATTGGTAAATGAGGCGATAATAAGATGGGTTGATGAGAGGAGAAAACAATGAACATCCTTGTGATGGCAGGAACCCATGATGCTGTTGAAATCATAAAAAAACTCAAAATGGGTGCTGATCATAGGATAATAGCAACTACAACAACTGATTATGGTGGTAGATTAGCTGAGGATGCTGGGGCGGATGAGGTGATAAAAGAAGCCCTTGATAAAGAAGGGCTAATCCAGGTTCTTAAAGTTGAAGATATTGACTTGATAATAGATGCAACCCATCCATTCGCCATAAAAGCCACTGAAAATGCGATTGAAGCCTCCAAGGAAACTTCAACATATTATATCCGGTTTGAGAGGCCGTCTATTGAGTTGAATGGGGATATCTTTAGGGTTGAATCTTTCAGGGAAGCTGGGTGTGTGGCAGCCAAGATCTTGAAGGAGAAGAATGGTAACATTTTACACCTTGCAGGTGTTTCGACAGTTAAGAATGTTATTGATGAGGTTGGAACAGAAAGGTTAGTGATCCGAGTTTTACCCCATCCTTCTTCCATAGAGGCTTGTCATAGGATGGGTATACCTGGTGAGAGGATAATAGCGATGCAAGGAACCTTTTCAAGGGCTCTTAATCGGGAGATCATGAAGGAATACAATGCAGGGGTTGTGATCACAAAAGAAAGCGGGGAAACAGGGGGTCTTCTAGAGAAGATAGGGGCTGCTAAGGATCTTAGAATCCCTGTGATAGTTGTGAACCGACCATACACAAGGAAATTAGATGATAAGATGGTATTCGATGATATAAGTGAACTTTTAGCATTTATTAGAAAAATGGTAGGATTTTAACAATGGAGCCTTCTTCGAGTATTTCAACATTTTTTGGGATTTTGATGTAACCATCTGCATCTGCAAGTGATGTTATAGCCCCTGAATCCTTTAATATGGGGTGTGCTTTCCCATCTTTAATTTTTACAAGGGCGTAATGCACTCTGCCTTTTGATGAGTGCAATCTCTGTGCAAGGGGAAGCTCCCTCACATATTTATACCTTAGGGATTTGCCTGAAAGTTCCATTAGATAAGGGCGTAAAAAGACGTTAAAGATTATGAGGGCGGATACAGGGAAACCTGGAAGGCCGAATACAAGCTTTTCATCAATTTTACCTATAAGGGTGGGTTTTCCGGGTTTTATGGAAATTCCGTGTATTATAACTTCGCCAATGTTATCTATGATGTCTCTGAGTATGTCACCGGCTCCGGCTGATGTTCCACCAGAAGTTATAAGTATATCACATTCTCTAATGCTTGATTGGATGGCTTTTTGGAGTTCTCTGTGATCATCTTTTACTATGCCGAGGATTTTTGGTTTGCATCCGCAGTTTTTAACTGCAGCTGCGATACTGTGAGAATTTGAATCGAAGATTTTACCGGGATTCCAATCATCTGAGGGTTCGATTAGTTCATTTCCAGTTGAGAGTATACCTATTTTTAATTTGGTTATTACAGGCACTTTTGTTATGCCGGCGGCGCTTAGCGCTCCAATTTTTTCTGGTGAGAGTAGGGCTCCTTTTTTGGATATGGTATCATTTTTTGATATGTCTGATCCCTTTAATGCGATATGTTGGTTTGGGTATGCGCTTTTATAAATTAGGATTTTATCTCCTTCTTCTTCGGTATATTCAACCATGATTATTGCATCCGCACCTTCGGGTACTGGGGCTCCTGTGCTTATCCGTGAACAGTATCCTCTCCTGATCTTTTTTCGCGGAATGGAACCGGCCTCTATGGTTTCGATACATTCTAGGATCTTTGGATTGTCTTCAGAAGCTTTAAAGGTGTCTTCTGCCCTCACAGCATACCCGTCTCTTGATGCTCTGTTAAATGGTGGTAAATCAATTGGACTTTTCACATCCTGGGCCAGGATCCTCCCATATGCATCTTCTAGTTCCACTTCTTCTATTTTTGGTGGTTGATAAATTTCCTTGAAGAGATTGTTAATTATTTTATGGGCGGTTGATATGTCTATAAGATTCAGGAATTCGCGACCCATCCCTTAGATCCCTCCTATTTTCCTTAAGATTTTATATGATTTTTGAATCTCTTATCTTTTAGGATGTCTGGGTGATTTTGTAACCTTCAATTATTTATATTATGTTATAGAAAAATATTATATCGCCTTTTTCTAATTGAGATTTATAATATGAGAGGAGGAGATTATTTGGGTAACACAGAAGAAGTTAGAAGAGTGAGGATACCTAGGAAAGGTGAAATACCTGGGATTGTTGAACAGATACTAGGTCATGGAAAGTTGAAAGTTATATGTAGTGATGGTAAGACTCGCCTGGGGCGCATACCTGGTAAGATGAAAAAGAGGATATGGATCAGGGAGGGTGATGTTGTACTGGTAAAACCATGGGCGTTTCAAAGTGATGAAAAGGCTGACATAGTATGGAGGTATACGCGCACTGAGGCTAATTGGCTTGAGAGAAGAGGTTACCTGAACCTATAGAGAAGATGATCACATTGTCCGCGGACAAGAAGGATAAAACCTTCCATGAGATTGATTCTGCCTTGGAGAGGGTGAAATCCGAGAAGAGACTCAAGGGTGTGGAGGATAGGCGTGTTGCAAGTGAAGTTTTCGATAAAAGAACCCTTGAAGTCCTTTATAAATTGTCAAATACTGGTTATCTATCTATTCTTGATGGTGTTATAAGCACTGGTAAGGAAGCTAACGTATTCAAGGGCTTGGATGATCATGATGATTTTGTTGCTGTTAAAATTTATCGCATCGCCACCTCTGATTTCAAGAAAATGCAATATTACATCCAGGGAGATCCCCGTTTTAAGGTTAAAATGAGCAACAAGAGACAGGTAGTCCATGCATGGGTGAACAAGGAATTCAGGAACCTTAAAAGGGCATATGAGAGTGGTGTTAGGGTTCCTCGGCCATTTGTTTCAAGGGAGAATGTTCTTATAATGGAGTTTATAGGTGATAGTGAAGGTAATCCTGCGCCAACACTAAAGGAGGCTCCACCTCTCCATCCTAGGAAAATGTTCGATAAGATAGTATATTATATGAGACTTTTATATAAGATGGCTAGGTTGGTCCATGGGGATCTATCAGCATTTAATATCCTTAACTTTGAGGAAGAACCAGTTATTATTGATATTTCACAGGCTGTTGTACTGGATCATCCCATTGCTGAGGAATTGCTTGAAAGGGATGCTAGGAATATTAGTAGAGATTTTAAACGTTTTGGTGTTTCATCAACTCCCCAGGAGATCCTGGAGAAAATAATGGATTAAACCACCCATTTTGAGGGGGTGTGTGTTCTGATGCCAGCAGAAGAGTACCTGAAAATCCCAAGAGAAAGGATAGGAGTTCTTATTGGGAAAAGAGGAGAAACTAAAGAGCGTATAGAAAGTTTAACCCAGACTAGGCTTAAAATTGACAGCGAAACCGGGGCGGTGGTTATAATACCCGAAGAGAAGGTTGATGACCCCCTTTCTCCCTTGAAGGCGCGTAACATTGTCAAAGCCATAGGAAGAGGTTTCAATCCAGAGATTGCAATGCGCCTAATCCATGATAACATAACACTTGATATCATAAACATACCAGACTATGTTGGCAAGTCTAAGAAGGCCATAGCAAGACAAAAAGGGAGGATAATAGGACGTGGTGGTATAACACGTCAAATAATCCATGACATGACCGGTGTTGAAATTTCAATTTATGGTAAGACTGTTGCCATGATCGGAGAGTTCGAAAATCTTATGATTGCAAGAGAAGCCGTTGAAATGCTCCTGAAAGGGGCTAGACACAAGTCTGTATACTCATTCCTCGAAAAAAAGAAACAAGAACTAGAAATGAAAGAATTTGAAAAGAGGATTAATATAAAATAAAATTAACATAGAACCCCATATTCTCTTGAAAGGATTCTTTAAGATACTCTAAAAATATCCCCAAAAAATATCATCCTATAACCATTTGGTATATATGGAACAAATGATAAACATAAAAGTAAGTAAATAATCTTAAAAATTTGAAGGGAGGCTACTTTTTGGAGAGACAAGCAGGAGAATTATTTGAAGAATTCCAAGAACTCACAGCATCAGAATTCTTCCGTAAAAACAGGCAAATGTTAGGTTTCTCTGGTAAGATAAGATCCCTTACCATGGTATTCCATGAACTGATAACAAACAGCCTCGACGCCGCCGAAGAGGCAGGCATACTCCCAGATATAAAAATAAAACTAAAGAGGATTGGTAAAGACCACTACATCCTAGATCACCAGGACAACGGCCCTGGCATACCAGAAGACTACATACCAAAGGTCTTCTGCACAATGTTCGCAGGCTCCAAATTCAGAAACATCCAATCAAGGGGACAGCAAGGCCTCGGATGCAGTGGCTGCGTACTACTCTCCCAGATGACAACAGGAAAACCAGCCACCATAACATCAGCATACAAAGAAGACGGCGAACTCAAAGGCGTGAAAATGTCCCTAAAAATGGACGTGAAAAAGAACAAGGGATTAGTCCTCGAAAAAGAGGAAATCGACGTTGAAAACACTGGAGTATGCGTCCAACTCCATTTCAAAGACGTCTCATATTCACTCTCAGAACAGGGAGCCTACGAATACATCAGAAGAACAATAATAGGAAACCCACACGCCCAGATAACATTCTCAGATCCAACAGGAAGAAAATACATATTTAAAAGGGCATCCAATGTCATACCCCCACTACCAAAAGAAATACTCCCCCACCCAAAGGGTATAACAGCAGACGACCTAATATTCATGGCAAAACACACCGACAAAAGACGCTTCAGAAGCCTCCTTACAAGTTCACTATCTAGAATGTCCACAAAAAAAGTCAGAGAACTCGAAGAACTGACAAAAATAGACTTTAACAAAAGACCAAGGGACATGACATGGGAAGAAGCCGAAGAAATAGTTGAAGCCTTCAAAAAAATGGACTTCATGGCCCCACCAACCAATGGACTCATACCAATAGGAAAAGACCAAATAGAAAAAGGTATGAGAGAAATATTAAACCCAGAATTCGTGGCAGCAATCACAAGAAGACCCCTAACCTACCGAGGAGGCATACCATTCATCATAGAGGCAGCCGTCGCATATGGAGGTAAAGCAGGCAGACTAGTCGGAGAACAGAGAAAAACCGAGATAATGAGATTTGCCAACAGAGTACCCCTCACATTCGACCAGGGAAGCTGCGCACTAACCGAGGGCGTGAAAAGTCTGGACTGGAAAAGATATGGTATAAGAGACTTTGAAAACGCCCCACTCACAATATTCGTTAATATAGTGTCGACAAACGTCCCATACCTTTCCACAGGCAAACAAAGCATAGCCCCAGAACCCGAAATCCTCCAGGAGATAAGACAAGCCACAATGCAAGTAGCCCGCAAACTACAAAAACATATAAGGGCCAAGAAAGCTGCTAAAGAAGAAGCCAAAAGAGCCAAAGTCTTTGAAAGTTACGTTCCTGTTATAATGAGGGAAGCAGCGCTCCTAGCAGAACAAGAACTGCCAGATTATAAACCCCTACTCGAAAAGGTGACGAGAAAAGCAAAGGCCGAACTCCTAGGTGAACCAGATGATGAATAGAAGAGAAATAGCACTAGAAAAACTCAAAAGTCTAGGTGAGATGATAATAGAGGATGTTGCACAGGGCAAAGTGCCAATGATAAAAGTACCCTCAAGGAGCACATCCAATATCATATATGATGATAAAAAGCGCCACTATATCCTCGGCGATAAATATGGTATAAGATCCATGGGGAATGTTAAACAGATAAAAAAGATAGCCCAAATGTTATAC
Proteins encoded:
- a CDS encoding molybdenum cofactor biosynthesis protein MoeA, which gives rise to MGREFLNLIDISTAHKIINNLFKEIYQPPKIEEVELEDAYGRILAQDVKSPIDLPPFNRASRDGYAVRAEDTFKASEDNPKILECIETIEAGSIPRKKIRRGYCSRISTGAPVPEGADAIIMVEYTEEEGDKILIYKSAYPNQHIALKGSDISKNDTISKKGALLSPEKIGALSAAGITKVPVITKLKIGILSTGNELIEPSDDWNPGKIFDSNSHSIAAAVKNCGCKPKILGIVKDDHRELQKAIQSSIRECDILITSGGTSAGAGDILRDIIDNIGEVIIHGISIKPGKPTLIGKIDEKLVFGLPGFPVSALIIFNVFLRPYLMELSGKSLRYKYVRELPLAQRLHSSKGRVHYALVKIKDGKAHPILKDSGAITSLADADGYIKIPKNVEILEEGSIVKILPFF
- a CDS encoding translation initiation factor IF-1A, with product MGNTEEVRRVRIPRKGEIPGIVEQILGHGKLKVICSDGKTRLGRIPGKMKKRIWIREGDVVLVKPWAFQSDEKADIVWRYTRTEANWLERRGYLNL
- a CDS encoding RNA-binding protein: MPAEEYLKIPRERIGVLIGKRGETKERIESLTQTRLKIDSETGAVVIIPEEKVDDPLSPLKARNIVKAIGRGFNPEIAMRLIHDNITLDIINIPDYVGKSKKAIARQKGRIIGRGGITRQIIHDMTGVEISIYGKTVAMIGEFENLMIAREAVEMLLKGARHKSVYSFLEKKKQELEMKEFEKRINIK
- a CDS encoding type II DNA topoisomerase VI, subunit B, whose translation is MERQAGELFEEFQELTASEFFRKNRQMLGFSGKIRSLTMVFHELITNSLDAAEEAGILPDIKIKLKRIGKDHYILDHQDNGPGIPEDYIPKVFCTMFAGSKFRNIQSRGQQGLGCSGCVLLSQMTTGKPATITSAYKEDGELKGVKMSLKMDVKKNKGLVLEKEEIDVENTGVCVQLHFKDVSYSLSEQGAYEYIRRTIIGNPHAQITFSDPTGRKYIFKRASNVIPPLPKEILPHPKGITADDLIFMAKHTDKRRFRSLLTSSLSRMSTKKVRELEELTKIDFNKRPRDMTWEEAEEIVEAFKKMDFMAPPTNGLIPIGKDQIEKGMREILNPEFVAAITRRPLTYRGGIPFIIEAAVAYGGKAGRLVGEQRKTEIMRFANRVPLTFDQGSCALTEGVKSLDWKRYGIRDFENAPLTIFVNIVSTNVPYLSTGKQSIAPEPEILQEIRQATMQVARKLQKHIRAKKAAKEEAKRAKVFESYVPVIMREAALLAEQELPDYKPLLEKVTRKAKAELLGEPDDE